One segment of Triticum aestivum cultivar Chinese Spring chromosome 2A, IWGSC CS RefSeq v2.1, whole genome shotgun sequence DNA contains the following:
- the LOC123188300 gene encoding uncharacterized protein isoform X1, whose amino-acid sequence MLQRRCTRTTSSVIFSMGNIGLMFLFSMGNVGLKFVLYAEEESSACAHEQGEQRSRRSRCTWVHVQIDLVTNLELFLMQGRLVFIFSDELVADLEYFMQVRLKTDMEFFMQGSLKFVLYGKEEESACTHEQGEQVKR is encoded by the coding sequence GTTATATTCTCCATGGGCAACATCGGCCTCATGTTCCTCTTCTCCATGGGCAATGTCGGGCTCAAGTTCGTCCTCTATGCTGAAGAAGAATCATCAGCATGTGCACATGAACAAGGAGAACAAAGGAGTAGACGATCAAGATGTACCTGGGTTCATGTTCAGATCGATTTGGTGACCAACCTGGAGCTCTTCCTCATGCAAGGGAGACTCGTGTTCATATTCTCTGATGAATTGGTGGCCGACCTGGAGTACTTCATGCAAGTGAGGCTCAAAACTGACATGGAGTTCTTCATGCAAGGCAGCCTCAAGTTCGTCCTCTATGGCAAAGAAGAAGAATCAGCATGCACACATGAACAAGGAGAACAAGTGAAAAGATGA
- the LOC123188300 gene encoding uncharacterized protein isoform X2, whose product MVYMVIFSMGNIGLMFLFSMGNVGLKFVLYAEEESSACAHEQGEQRSRRSRCTWVHVQIDLVTNLELFLMQGRLVFIFSDELVADLEYFMQVRLKTDMEFFMQGSLKFVLYGKEEESACTHEQGEQVKR is encoded by the exons ATGGTCTACATG GTTATATTCTCCATGGGCAACATCGGCCTCATGTTCCTCTTCTCCATGGGCAATGTCGGGCTCAAGTTCGTCCTCTATGCTGAAGAAGAATCATCAGCATGTGCACATGAACAAGGAGAACAAAGGAGTAGACGATCAAGATGTACCTGGGTTCATGTTCAGATCGATTTGGTGACCAACCTGGAGCTCTTCCTCATGCAAGGGAGACTCGTGTTCATATTCTCTGATGAATTGGTGGCCGACCTGGAGTACTTCATGCAAGTGAGGCTCAAAACTGACATGGAGTTCTTCATGCAAGGCAGCCTCAAGTTCGTCCTCTATGGCAAAGAAGAAGAATCAGCATGCACACATGAACAAGGAGAACAAGTGAAAAGATGA